tctttTCTGCAAAGATTTAAAGATTCTTCTTGGTATATATGAGACTAAATGTGTGTGCTTTGGACTGTTGACAGAATATTAAAAGCAACTTCCATATCAACTTGGGTGCTGGTAGAAGAATAATGGCAATTTTTCACTATTTCCCAATATGACTGGACAAATGGTTAATTGATAAATcaatcaaatataaaataattattAATTGCTGCCTATATCCATTAAAATGCAAACAGTCAGTACACATGTTTAATCAAATCTGAAAAACCCTTATGCTTTCCATCTGAAATGATTAAAGAAAACAtataaaaagaaaaggaaaaaaataatataatttGATTAATATTCCAGAAATATCTTGTATGCATTTGTTAGCATACCCCTCATCCTTCAATGTCTCTCCTGCAGTGCCCAGCAAAGGACGGCTGCTAACATCACCAAGAAGAGAGTCATGCCCAATCAGGTAACTCTGCTGTTTAAAACTCTGTAGCATCACAGCAGCTGCTTTCTCCTGCTGCTCCTTTATTTCCCGTTCTCTCTGTCGTTGCCTCAGCCCGTCTCTCCTGCCACGTGTCCCTCTGTTGATTCACATTTACACACTCTTGTCTGTGCCCCTGTTGTCATTTTTCTCCCtttcctctttctcttcttctgtTCCTCCTTCTCATGACCCAGGGGGAGATTCTTGTAAGTACGGTgcccactggctgcacctccaCTTGTCACTTCCTCTTTGGGTGGGTGGGGGAGTCGAGGAACCAGATTTGTGCTccttgatgaagaagagggaagtGAAAGAGTTACACTCATGGATGTATCATCATGAGAACCGGATACCCTGTACCAAGAGTTTCTCACCCAGTGAATAAGCTAAAGTTATTGTTTTCTCATTCTGTATTTTTCAGTATTGTTTTTTCATGTGTGGGATATGATaaaaccagtggcgagccgtaacttttatacctaggccctctaaccgccaccccttccctcgaaaaaaaaaaaaaagttattatgTCACAGCGGAATAAAAAGCCAACGGctcggggtgcaaaacgcatcaatgaaaagcgaccctctaccacacaaaacaacacctgtaaataacccaatttgtgttctttgaaattgaaaaggatattgcattgtgtttgttactttcgttgcagttgtatgtcttaagtataatttggcatgcttttattttgaaggcgagtttacgctgttgacaggaagttgttgttgctatggaaacaagaaaagtttcacagcgggcggaacttgtcataaagtccgcgataataaaacccacccatttagagggaagatatgattggtcaactgtactgtcatttgacagtATGTAAATgcatagctggacgtccaacAGTTCCTGTCTTCACAGTAAGAgatgagcttctttcatttaaccctttacattctaacagaaactgaataggcagattcgaaggatttatttctatggaaatgttattttaaatacaattaaatcaagttattttggtaaaactaatgaaaaatataactaaaaaacatatttaaaaaaaaatatatatatatatatttttaatgtttttaaatattattttgtagaatattttAGGCCTTcagagagggcctagagggccctgacggctcgccactggataCAACATAAGAAGCCTTTCTAGAGATCCCTATGTCTTATTCTTGCACAGCGATgtgaacaaaaaaacaacaagagTTTGTGTATATTTTTGTAAAACCAttgagtttattattatttataagaATGGATATCGACATCTTTAACATATGCCTTTATTTAGAAATTCCCAAGGCATGACTGTGTCACCATTTTTGTCCAAGCAGACCACCGTCCTAAACATTGAAACAGTGCTTAAACACGAGAGATGTGGCGCTTTAAAGTGAAACACTTTTGTAAAGCCTAGAAATACAATTACAAAATTACATTATTAATTATGTGAGTTGATATAAATATAACTGGTGTTGTTAAATGGGCACATGATATCATCTCATAGCGTTGGCAGGCGTCAGAATTGAATCAATGAACATTGTATCATGGCAGATTCATGATATCACCAAACAATCGTATTGTTCTTTAAATGATTGATATAGCGTTGTATCATGGTAAAAGTATTCACATGCTCAAAGTTTAAGATTGTCTCAAATAAATGAAAGCGCCCCCTCGGTGGCCCTGAGCTCGTCTATGCTCAACCGCCTTGATCATAATAGAGATGTATGTAGAAAAGGCTGCAGGGGAATCCTTAACTGAAGCACCACAGCTTGCAACTCTACAATACACTCATGGTTACACCACCACACAATCCATATGTCCTCTCATTATCCCTGTGTGTCTGTTCCCTTTGTCTCCTTGTCCGTCAGtctgacagagagagagaaacagagaagGTGACTTTTTATTGGAGCCTGTCATTTAttctctgtctctgtgtttgTTATGAATTTTCCGGTAAGACAGTTTGGCCTGATCTGACTGCATTGTGCATCTTTTTCTTGCAAAACTGTTGCACTTGCATGTCTTTTCTGCTTTATTTTGCTGTCAATTATTTCTACACATGAATGTTTTTGTCTTTCATTTGTTTCTATTATTCTATTTGATTTCTGTAGATACATATAGGGGTGTGTGGTTTAGTCAACTGTTGGGCTCTCGTGTGCAGGTGATCCGCAGAGGCTGGCTCACCATCAACATCAGCATCATGAAGGGAGGATCCAAGGACTACTGGTTTGTCCTGACAGCTGAGTCTCTCTCCTGGTACAAAGATGAGGAGGTAAGGCTACTAAGGGGACAACATATCGCCTTATTTGCATGCgataggcaagtttatttatatagcacccttcaacacaaggcaattcaaagtgctttacaaaaatgaaagagattaagagcattaagaaacattATAAAAGGGCATTTAAAGTCactcatttaaaggtggggtaggtaagtttgagaaaccggctcgagatacactttttgttatattgcatggaatgctcttaacatcccgatagcaatgaatatcttaattgctttgacaaaaaatccattaaaaaatgtcacctgtggaagctgtagtactgtaaaaagcacgaccaatcaatttagccgggccggctaaagtaactggatggcctacctgcctgtcagccttccatctgtgcacacacttatctcttagccctcattggtcatgtgcgcgttcgtgtgtgttggaggaggggctctgtaaggaagtagcagattttttccggttgtgtattttcgaaTTCTAGCgtactcaagctggtttctccaaaattacctaccccgccttttaaaagcaaagatagtaaaacatgaataacaaaggtacatgaatacaaattagagtgcagtgtgagatacacacatcgCAAATGTTTAGGTCTGACTCTCAATCATTGCTAACTTTTTTTAGCAGAAATATTTTTCTTTGACCTCACTTTCTTTCTGCTTTCTTTTTTAACTTATCCTTTAATTATTTCAAGTGTTTCATGCTCAACGAACCCCTCTTTGTATAATTCTAATCTGCAATCCAATATTTCGAAAATTCAACGGATCCTGGCCATATTTGTGTAGCATATACAATTCATTTGCTCCCAGACATTCATTTGGCTTGCTAGTTGTGGACCCAATCTGTGGTCAAAAACCACCTAAGGTCCTTTCAGTATTTCTACTAATCACGTAAGCATACAATAGTGACTTTTGACTTTCTGTTTGATAGGAGCGTCCTCCTACCTGAGGTTATTTTACAGGTACAACCTCACATAGAGAGAAAGTTTGAGAAATATTCTAGCATCTTGTAAAGTACTTATAAATGTGCACCTAATAAAGCCCACTTGTTGTACCTTGAAAACACTTATTATAGGGAAGAGACTGTTTATTTGTTATAGTATGACTTATTTTATTGTTGTCATATCATTTGTTTATCAGGAAAAAGAGAAGAAGTACATGCTGCCTCTGGACAACCTGAAGCTGAGAGATGTGGAGAAGGGCTTCATGTCCAGCAAACAAGTCTTCGCCATCTTTAGCACTGAACAGAGGTGCGGCTGCTTTAATCCTCTAAAACAGTCATGTTTACGGTGTTAGTCCGTTCTGATCTTTGGTTCATTTCAACATGTGTGTCTTACAGGAATGTGTACAAAGACCTGCGTCAGATTGAGCTGGCGTGTGGCGCTCAGGAGGACGTGGACAGCTGGAAGGCCTCGTTCCTCAGAGCTGGTGTTTACCCAGAGAAAGATCAGGTAAACTAGAGTGTAGTAACTTTTTTAATCTAGTAACCCTAAGTTAATTGTTTTTACAAAGGACTGCAGCTTAACTTTAAATGTGGCCGGAGGATTTCTAAAGATATAGCGATGAAAACCCAAAGGTAAAAAGTTAGTACGCTCTAAGATGTCAGCGTTTCGGCTGATACACAGTAATTTGATATTTAAAGATAAAGTCAACTTTTCAGTTTAATAAAATCATTAAATGTTTCTTCCACAACATGCATATGCTAATTTAATGTACTGCCCTGCTGCTCCAGGAAGCACACTGGGGATCCAACATGTCGGTCATAGTTTACCTTGCACTTTGTATAATCAGGTCTGGTCGCAAGAGAGCAATTATATCAAGAGATGTTATTTGAGATCAATAATGCTGATGTAGTGTGGATGAAAATACAAATGTGGATTAAACTGTATTTGCATGTATGTGTCCAATCATTTTGAGACGTGCACACTGTCATTTGAAAGCCCCTTACACAGCTTTAAATCTATTTGTATTTCTCTATAACAGTAAATATAGTATTTAAAGACAAAAAAATAGCTTGAATTtctatttatttgatttaaactcAGCCTTCTATACTTAAAAACTCTGCCTAACTGCTTCATCATGTCTGTGGGGTTGTGCTTCAAACATATTTTGATTGACAGTTGTCGTCAGCTCCTATTTCAGATATTGCTTCTTGCGCagacaaaaacacaaaaactTATTTCTCAGATGTGTTAGAACCAAAGTGATGTCCAACATTGGCAGACGTATATTCACGTCGTTGGGTAGCCGTAGTAGAAATCTGAAGGGGAGAACATATATTTTCGGGACCTTTACAGATTGCACTAACATAAACAAAAcatctctgcccccccccccccctcacatctCTCTATCTTGGTGTCTTTCAGCCTGCGAGTGAAGATGTGATGAATCCGAGCGACACCGTGTCCATGGACCCACAGCTGGAGCGGCAAGTGGAGACCATCCGCAACCTGGTGGACTCGTACATCGGCATCGTTAATAAGTCCATCAGAGACCTCATGCCCAAGACCATCATGCACCTCATGATCAACAGTGTACGGGTTCTGCTTTATCTCTTTTCCCATTAGTCATATTCAACATCTAGACAGGTATGAGAAATGTCATTTATCATTCTTGCAGTATTAAAGTATTTGTTTGTGTCCGATCTCCAGGCGAAGGACTTCATCCACTCCGAGCTGCTGGCCTACCTGTACTCGGCCGGGGACCAGGGCAGTATGATGGAGGAGTCCCCGGAGCAGGCCCAGAGGAGAGACGAGATGCTGAGGATGTACCACGCTCTGAAAGAGGCCCTCGTCCTCATAGGAGACATCAGCACCACCACCATTTCTGTCCCAGTGCCTCCACCTGTAGACGACAAATGGATTGCCAAGGACCCGAGGTAACACATATTTACAATCTAGGTTTAAGCTGACCAATATATATTTTGGCCACCAGAGGCCACTGACGTGTTAATTTCTCTACTGTACTGGACCTGTTCAAGATGTAAATTGGAACAGGATGCATTCCTAGTCATAGTTAAAAAACGAAGAAGAAATCCAATATCGCTGTTTATGTTAAACAACAATCCCCAAGGGCTTAAACATTTCTAGAATCATTCTATAGAGGGAAAGCAGGATAATATGTCGCACTCATTATCATGCAGTCAACAGCTAGTAGACGCTCCACTCACACTTCCAAATAGCTTCAGTGTATTGCCACCTGGTGCAAATAGATAAAATAATATAAACTATAAAATCCACTTTAATAAATGTACTTGTATTTAATCATATCATCTTGAGTATAATCATTATGTTTGCATATTCTGCTAATACAAATATGCATATAATATCTTTATGAACACATGTACAGTAGAGTGCATTACATCAAAATACCGTAACATccttgtctctctgtgtctcagtCCTCCACCTGCGTCCCGCCCTGCCGCAGCAACAGCGCCCCCTCCCAGCAGACCCCCTGCAGTGAGGGGCCCCACCCCAGGCCCTCCGCCCCCTCTCAACCCCTCCCCAGCATTCGGGGGACCGCCCGTGCCGACTCGCCCACCGGGACAAGTGGCCTACGCCGGGGATCCAAACTCTGGATCTGTGCCTCTAGTTCCTTCCAGGCCGGCCCGCGTGCCTCCCGCACTGCCGCCAGGGATTCCCAGGTAAAatcgttcacacacacacacacacacacacacacacacacacacacacacacacacacacacacacacacacacacacacacacacacacacacacacacacacacacacacacacacacacacacacacacacacacacacacacacacacacacacacacacacacacacacacacacacacacacacacacacacacacacacacacacattgtggcTTTGTATTGGTGGAAGTGGCTGGTGCTGCTGGTGATGGGTTGTACTGTATGTTCTGGCTTTTTGGTGTTTTGGGAATCTTTGCTGCATGGTTATCTGATGATATTTTTCCTTGCATGtgtccccctcccccctctttcccccaaaacctctcctcctctctcttcctGCAGCAGAAGACCCCCGGGTGCTCCCATCCGACCCACTGTCATACGTCCTTCAGAGCCCTCCCTGCTTGactagaaacacacacacacacaattcttGTTTACACGTTTATATTTCTGTAGAGCAGAGTCATCTGTTATTTCCCATGTGTAACTACACACCTACAGTAACCTGTCATATGATGCTGTTCAGTCTGTGCATTTCAGAAACATTATGTATGTACTTTAACTAAATGTGTAGGCAGAGGATTTTGTTAAACAAAGAATATGAAGACATTTTCTGCATTATGTGTGATGAAAAGGGATACATGATTTTATTGACTTTACAAACCTGTCTTGAATGTTGTGATTGTTTCATTTGAAATGTGTCTTTAAAACAATATATGTGACTCATAACTTTGATATAATGGTAACAAAAACGATTTTCGAAGTCATCTTTTGTGAGCTGTATACTTGTTAACGTTTTGTCAGTAATCTCACACACTAAGCACCTCGTTAAGAAAGCAGCACTTTCCATCAAGTCTCTTTTCTCTTCCTTGATGGTGTATTTTCAAAGCCTTAAATTGAGCATAGTAAAATTAGACTTACTAATGGCATTTGTATTTTGGCGTCATTACAATATTTTTCAAGGATACATTAATTACgttttttgtgtttctcttttGTGGAACAATTGAAAAGTGACAGATACCTACCACCACTGCTCTCATTGTAGGTGATATTTGAATCAAGTGCCTTGAGCAAAATACAAATGACTCACTTATCACTTTAAAAAAGCCCAATAAAAGATAATCATCCAAGAGAAAGGGCCTGCCCGTCTGTCAGCAGGTGTATACAGAGATGTATTGAATAAAGGAATATAAGGTGTCGTGGCTGGTGCGTGTTACTGTTGTGTGTTTTCTTGAATTCTCATGCACCACCAGGCTCCTGTTTGTTTTGACAGTAAACATGTGGTGCGTCGTGTACTTCCTGTCACTGAGTGAGTCGATCAGCCCGCAGTTCAGAGAGAGTGTGTGATAGTCAATGCAGGCGGCCATGCAGAGCACGAACGCTTCACTTTTCTGTGTGCAGCCTGGCATGAGCTCACTTCCTTTCTACCTGGAGCCGTGGGTTACCATGGTGACTGTGGTTGCCAGTGGCAACACACGGTAAAGACAGTGTTGCTCGTTGCTTTTGGGCAGGAATGAATAAAAGGTATGCAATCCTCCGCCTGCTTTCAGAGATATCTTTCTTCTCCCATGCTTCTGTCAGCTGTCAGTGATCCGCTCCTGATCTGAAACTGATCATAACATCTGCTCATGGTTTTCTCTCACAGGCGACCTCCACAAGTCCCCTCTCGTCCAAACCACTGGTGAAGGATCTCAGATGTTCTGCACACAGCGTCTGACTTTATAACCTCCTATGTCCACATTCTGGAACTGGATATATAGtttttgtaaatatttgtaagGATTGAAATGATGCAGAATTATTTGTGTTGAGCTCGCCTCAGCTCACAATATGGTGTATAACCTCTGAACAGACAGGCGTGTTATGAAGCTGGCACTTAGCGTTTATTATGTCTGTTTCCTCTCAGTGAGTGCTGTTGAAATATGTCTCTGACTTGATCAATTAGAGGGTGGATATGTCAACTTGGAAAAGGAAGACAAATCTGTTCGACAAATTCAAGAAACAAACCTGGCATAAATCCACAAAATATATTCCAACAAGGTTATTTAAACTCCTGCTACATCTTTTGTTCTCATATGGCCAGATACTGTATAATTAAAATGTGTGAATGCACTCTATGATCTATAAATATGTCTCCTCTGGCCGCCACATTTGTCACTGTGATAAAAGTAGAAAAGCTTTAATGAAGTAACTTTGGGAATGTCATCATGTTCACCCATCCAGTGTTGCTTCAGATATTACTTGCTGACAAATGCAGTTAATTAACCTTATACCAACTTTAACTTAATGTCAGGGGTGTTTTTGTTTAAAGGTCAGAAGTTAGGGGGAGCTACATCAGCAAGTGCTTCTTTGCCGTTTTGGTCTCAAGTGGCTCAAAAGGAAAACACTACAAACGACAAGCAGTGATGTTTAATAGACTATTTTATATCAAATATCTCAAATGACCAGTAAATGTGGTGCTGTATGTATGCTGTCATTAGATCATGATATGAGCACTAAGGTCTCATGATTTACCTTCACAATATGCAAcagaacacatttaaaaaatattattctgttactattttatttatttatcaaagACAACTCACAACAAACCATGTATTTCCTGTGAGAAAAAATGCATTTATTGATATCAATAATCCCCATGTAAACCTGAATTTGACTTATTCTattgaaacgtgtattaaaaGCTTGttcttataaaaaaaaaacacagcggCTGTCTGAGCAGAATCGAAACGTCACATTCTGTTGACACAAACATACATCTCAGAAAAGGAAAGTTGGATCGTCTAGaaaaacaaacagacacacaaacacacatctaCCAATCAGTATGTTGATAATCCTGATACATGTCCGAACCGACATCAAAACATACCTATTACATATTAcaactgtaggctatttttattatatgtacagcactttggctcgtccaaaaatcgtttataaatgtgctatataaataaaacttgatttgatattcATCTGGAAGCGTACATTGTACATTATTGGCAATCACGCTTAAAATCATCTCAGCATGGACTCGAGCTGTAAAAAAAGAAGTCAGTAACATCTCTATCAAAACGGCTGTAACCAAGGAAACACCTCGTCAGACGGACATATCTCTAAAATAAAGGAGAGATCGTAAACTGCCAGGAAGATCAAATACACCAACAACACTATTGCACATTGTTATCCCTTGTAAACCAGCAGACCAAGAGTTCTGTTGATCACTTGTAGAGTTGTGTAATTTAACATACCTTTAACATTTAGCAAGGATTATCACCTTTAAAAAAAGATTCCAAAAACCTTTAACTAGTTTCAGAAGCATAGGACAGCATGCACCACAAACAGCTACTGTACTGtgccttttaaaatgtatttcctcattggtttgtggaatcatttgaCATTAAAGGCACTACATTAAATTAAAacaatcaacttcctcctctGGTTAACCTTCATGATCTGATAACATTGAATTATTGCTCAAAAACGGATTTGTATCGATGTTGAATGCGGCTCTTCGTGTAGACCAAATGAAATACAGTATATTGGACAGTCTGAACGTCTTGTGTTGGATTGTTCTCTTTCATAGGACTCCTTTCATCACTTCAATCCCTCTATGAGCAGACCCTCCGCTTATCGTCGAACAGTTTACGGACGGTGTAGACCTGGAAGTGGAGAGAATATATTGTTTAGATCCGATGCCAACTGAGAGACGATTCAAAGATGAATTGCGTTGTGAAGTGGAGGTGTACAGAGACACTGATGTGCATCTGTTCAATGAACACAAGTATCCGTATTCCATAAAGACCAGACGTGTTTTATGGATATGTTAAAACTAGCAACTGTTGTATTTTCCAACCTTATATTCATTGCGCATTGTTGCTACTTTAGagaataacatttattttatattgacatccttatatattaaatacattccaacacaataatactcttttatttattcattgttttatcaggaAACTGAATTTCCCATTAAACCTATGGCTGTCGAACACTTTAAAGAAGAATaacatataaatataagaaatatTTAAATTTTTAGAATTGGTTTTATAAAATTGAGGAGATGAACACATACAGCTAATAGCTACAGATTGTAAGCTACATTTTGTTGCAGCCATCAGACAGCTGCCTGCTGAACAGGAAGTTCTTGTCTTGCCACAATGACGTGTAGATCTGAAGAAAAAGCTGATGCACAGACATCGTAATCATGTTTTTATCTTcccctaaaccaggggtgtcaaactcaaggcccgggggccaaatccagcCCGCGACTTTATtgcatgtggcccgcaagagcttacaaagaatataatacgtttattatacggttacatgccactttacagaagcaggtggcccacaaactacatgtcccacaatgcatcactgaagagacttgcaattatttgccctggatttctgctttcaaacgtagttagttattaccctatctgataataatccaattcagaagcaataatgtaatgtaatacattattttatatatatattatatatttatatatatatatatatatatatatatatatatatatttacatccggccctttgagtgcaaccataatgctaatgtggcccgcgatgaaattgagtttgacacccctgccctaaacTAACAATATCAGGTAGAAGacaaacatttatttcgtttTCCAGATCCGGCTACATCCCTAGTAGTTTATCAGCCCTCCATGTACCTGGGTAAGTGCCACACACAGCATCACCAGCACACTGGCGCAGGACCAGAAGGAGACCCTCCACAGGTTGTCCTCCAGGAGGTTTCGGTCCCGTGCCTCGAAAGCCCGCAACACCGTCTGCATCTGCCGGCTGCGCTCCAAGCGTTTGTGCAGAGAGTCCATGGACTCCTGGGGACATTTGGAGATACGTTTTAGCGGTTTTAAAAAAGTGGTTGCTGCCATGAGGTAGAAGAgacagagaacatttgaaattcATAAAAGTACAccttatggaacgcaaagcagagtagggggctagtacaccctcctgagggtccgattgtggatgtcatgcaagcataacatggtgaaaacaatcagtctaaattaacaatcgggacggaaatgttcggatttccaaagggaggttctgtgaataaattaaaaatcaagaaccgaaagcactaacttttaatgtttattttattagcttttctttttaatgactgattttaaatgccattttcttaatgtctttcattttttgttttaatgtttcttttattatcttttactgtttttaaatgcctttatctgaatgtctttcatttttgtaaagcaccttgaattgcctggtgctgaaaggtgctatataaataaacttgcctttcaCATAATGGGGCCTACCGTTCAGCCTGTCACCTGGCGAGTCACATTATTAGGTCATGTAACCATCACTGTGTCGCTCGCAGCGTCGCTAATGTTTCCAGCCGTGTTGGGAGTCACATGTTGAAGCTGACGTTATTCTATATTTTCCATGTTGTCAGCAGATTTACGATAAACCAAATGTTTCAATACTTTCCCACTTCCCCAGGCCGTCTGTGTTCGTTCCTTACTGAAGATGAAACGCAGAAAACTGACCAGAAATGTGttgttttcaaataaaaagaGGCTAAAGCATTTAATTGAAAAGCTGGTCGCTGTGTTTATAAGTGAACGATACCAAAACCAGGTTAAAAGCTGCATTTGGACGATGGCCCTTTTACCCAGGGAAACAGTGTGGCTTACGCATGTCCTTTTGTGGCCATACATGTAACTGATCCAGTTGAGTGTTAGTTTTGATCTTTTTgacaataatatataataacagCCTTTGATTTTGAAAAGCCAATATATATCTAGTCTTTTTTGGAGACAAGTACAACAGGAGCAAGGGGATAGATCTTAACCTGAAGGAAGTTTTCCTACTATTTATATCCTGCttatattgtgtattttgtaaaacaGAAAATTGGCCCTTCAATAGTGTTTTTATTTGGCAGACAGTTAATAGATTTTTTTATCTTCACGGTCATCTGTCTGACTCTCTAAAGCTggtttatttctattttgagatgtttctatTTTGAAATAGTTTATTTCTACTCTTATAATTTGttattatgtgcaatgcctGGTTTTAttgtatgctgctgcaacaaaaacaaattcccaaattgggattaataaaagtacatcttattttaGCTTATTTTATCTTTATTAAAATGTGAAAAATCTGACCTCTGTTCAACCAAATGGTTACTAGACTCTCCTCTTATTCCCTGGACAGCTGAGGTTTATCTCAGGTCCAACTACATACCCTTTTCTGAATGCACTTCTAAAACCCAACCTAACATCTCACCCTGATGTCATCCAGCTTGTACTCCAGGAGACTTCCATCAGGCTCCTCCAACCCCGGCCACTCTTCATCTCCAGTCACATCTCCTGCTTGACCCTCGATGAGGATCTCAAAGAACACCATCTTCTCTGAAAAGCGACTGAAGCTGTTGTCAAAGCAGATTTCGTAGTCTCCCTCCACCGTCGGCTCCACCCTGGAATACCAGGACACAAAGTCAAATGTTAAACAGACAGATCAGATGccacggaaataatcttttttaTAAGATCAAGAATTCAGGCCGATGTGAGGCAGCACTCACACGTGGACTCCGTCGGAGCGTCGAGACTCGAAGATGAGATGGAGACCTTCTGGAGAGATGATGGTGAAGTCGACATCCATACCCGCACCTGATATTACCTGCATGTGCACACACCAATACATACACACTCAGTAATAAGCTTGGTGGACAGCTGTCATGACACACAGCTAGACAAGGCGTACCAGGCCAACAGGATGCTAAAACAAACATTTCCAGGAGAGATTAGGCGTGCCTTTCAAGAGCGTATTGTCGCCTCTTAGATTGGGACTCTCCCACTAAACACACTGACTAATGGGACTTTACATTATAAGACATGTTGCTGtgcacatattttttttttaagtggacAGCAGTATAGCTGAAATATTTAGAGGAAGTGTCAATTAGTAAggtgatatataaataaaacgattatttcttATGCTAAAAAAGCCAGAAAATGCTGTTTCAGACTCTGAAA
Above is a window of Pseudochaenichthys georgianus chromosome 1, fPseGeo1.2, whole genome shotgun sequence DNA encoding:
- the tmed1b gene encoding transmembrane emp24 domain-containing protein 1b, producing the protein MDLLRRKEDSGGRVLVLVLAVVFGWYLGSVSCFGQNLDSELTFLLQAGKSECFFQTAIKNGTMEVEYQVISGAGMDVDFTIISPEGLHLIFESRRSDGVHVVEPTVEGDYEICFDNSFSRFSEKMVFFEILIEGQAGDVTGDEEWPGLEEPDGSLLEYKLDDIRESMDSLHKRLERSRQMQTVLRAFEARDRNLLEDNLWRVSFWSCASVLVMLCVALTQVYTVRKLFDDKRRVCS